The DNA region TTTATTCTAAACATACGTAAAATGTAGACGTTTACTctaattttcaagtttttatatctaatttaaaatcggtgatataataataattattattgtgctcTAAATTGATTTGCAATCGCGACtatttaattagttaaaagttatgagaaatatataacagaACATACAAGTTCAAATATGGTACTCACCTTGACGGAGGACGGAGAAATTCTGCGGCGAGGTATCCGTTAGCGGGTTTCAACTCGCTTACGGAAGCCTCGGAAAATCTGGACaatctaatttaatgataaattctcCGCCAATATCATCAATCGTCGTCAGTGCGTTTACATGCACTCACTAACAAAACATATTCTATTGAACTTAATCTAAcgcgaatatatatctttaatctaTCTGATTGATTTTTAGATAGGATTACAGTGTAattccatttatttaaaaagtttattttatttttgtaaaaactatCTTATTTTCGTACGTTTCATTtgtttcaaaaacatttttattgacagaatatttattcttgttttcgtatttttttgatatatattattaaaatataattattaaataagaattatatatttattggttattatatttattatattttttatttaagatattatgcattatgcgaaaatatgtaaaaatattttgtattgcataaacaaatattatgtattttgtaaaaacatattttgtaattatatatctgaatagtattttttttcttctgtcttaattaaaatatcttgcaaaaataaaagtatgatttaataataaataaaatttaaaacagttttttataagataacactttatattaaatttgtcgcTTGTGCATTCGTATATACAACTAAAAATTTCTGTcaatttttcttgcattttttattaacaaatgcgtgattattctaatattctttatgattttaaacTATGGTAAAAAATTCGCCAAGAATCAGAGCACCATTTATGTTCGATCGAAATACTGATTTggtgcaaattttttttctctaattataattttttaaaaataatttaaaactcacCGGCacgatgcgcaacagcggagttgTAGTACACAACACATCATATCctgtaaaatatagatattctaattatattatatgtaaaacaatatccaaaataaatattttaaaagatattgtatataattaatttttttttttggttaacttttaaacaaaaatttaatagaaaaaaatatgtaatttgaagaaaaaaaattttaaatataaattttataaaatatgtaataaaaataatagtatgatttttatataaatttttatataaataattatatatttcttttaaagtattgaaacattttataaaaatattaatattattgtaaatattttattttaaatattaaaaaataaaataaaatatctatacataagtatatatatgtatatacatgcgcatatacataaaaaatattttatacgcattatatttcacaataatattccacaataataaaattattattgcaaacaattaattacaattataacaaatataaaaattacaaattacttACTTAAGGGTTGCTCCGCCGTCACCCGATGCCTCCCCgagcctcctcctcctctctttctttttttattctttgttgTTTGCTTTTGGCACTGActctatatatagataatctaTATCTACGATTGACTCACTCGCGAAAGCATGATTAATTACAATCGCGCACAtgataattctaaaatatgaCATTAACTCTCTCGACacgcgttttataaaattttgtaatgagTGTACAATGCAAAGACTCGCACGCGAAAGATACGATCCGTTATTAATCAAACATATTACGCGAACAAATTCACGAATTACTCATCACGCAGCACAGAGTACTAtttctgttattaattaatataaaaacgcgCGATTAAATACAATCTTACTTACTAATTAAATGCGACGCAACGCCACTCGATGCGGACTCGAttcgtaatattttgttaacgaacgaaagattgaaaaatgagACACATCGGCAACTTCACTTGAATTCCACGCGATACTACGTGAGTCGAGTCAATGATTACTTAAAGTGCGATAGACTAGACCAttcaataatcaaattttgtatacatgTAGAACACGCGcattatatgaaaagaataattttctattacgcGAAAATTTCCgtaaaatatacgtattattaataataagatattataaataaatagatacatTATATCATCGCGTTACTTTGATCACTCGACGATCCGTATATTAATCCGCGCTCGCGATCTTCGGactatatatgaaataaaaatgttaaaaatgccGAACGATACATTATAGAAATAGCCGAGAAATTCAAAGCGCGTGATATTTTAAGACTTCGGGcatatgtataaagataatactttaaatatatcatgcgTTAATAGTAATGAAACGATCACATTTTTAACGATACTGTCCGACGTTACGAACGAGGAGCAGAGGTTGCGCTGTGACCTTCCCGCTCGAACTTCGTCGCGCGAATGATGACAAGGTGACTGCTTATTGTCAGTAACAGATCATGGATCTTGATGCTGATCTTGATCGAATTCTTAGATTTATTGTTCTTCGAGACTTGTCTCGATCTGTCTATACCgcatagataatattattattttttattcgacttaagataataattgtcTGCAAATTTACGGAATACAAGAAGTAAGATAGACAATTAAGGATActgattttattcaaaactaAAGCTTTGTCATTTGCTATGTCTTAAACTCTATAAAGCTTATTCTAACCTATAGATCATAACCCTTAAACATTCTCGTAGATTTGGAGAAGATTAATATTGCGACTGTTCGATCGAGCGAATTGAAGGATGAATAAATACGTGAATTTGGCGAACGTGGGCACTAATTATGCCATGCGTATGAATCGTCTGAGTAATCGAATTTTCGGAGAAGTTGTCAAACCGACTAATCAAAAATCGATGAAAGTTGTGCAGCTCTTCAGCGAGAAACCGGTGAATAAACGACCGGAGATCGTGGAATATTATCCAAGATATGAGCAGACAGAACAACTGATGACCCACCTACGGAATTACGGTCTCTTCAGGGATGagcataaagattttaaagaggAATATCAACGTTTGAGAGAACTTCGTGGTAAAACGAGATGGATAGCAcctaaatttagaaataaagataaatcagCCTAAAGAGAAATAGATCGCCTATACTATaaagtatgtattttatttgtaaataatatattacacaattaaattgagttataattaatattgctaaaataaaatttttatggctCTTTTATCCCCAAAATTTGCACATATCTTCTtagttaattgatatttaaaaaacgatattttttaaacatttgaatatatatacacagaggtaactttatttaaattagcatTCACATTGTTTCATAAGTGAGTTTTTTtaggagaaatataaaagaaatttattataaaaaatttttaacgatacAATAAGTATATAcagtacatatacatatacatatttgactACAGGCTCtcctatattaatatttacagagatatctttatatataatattgcagtcTGTTATATATACCACATTTTTCGATATGGAATCACAATGTCTTTAATCTACTAATAAGATAtctatgtaaatgtatttgttCAGGCAGTTTATTCTTGCAGCTTTACAATTCTTGTTTTGCTTTCTGATGCTTATCattcataatttctttattagttgattccttttttttctttttttcctgttTTCTGAGATCCTTTCCAGTGTCTCCTTTCTCATACAGGCAAGAATCATTTTGGTCCTTCAATGCACGCTCAGAACATAAATATCTGAATAGTAAAcaacaaacaatattaatactaaatgtaaatattatttattattaaaatatatcaaataaaaaatattacctaaTTAAAGGAATCTTTCCCTGATAATTATGATACCAATCATCGATATCATCTTCATGGCTCTCCAGCAAATCTTCACACTGTGTTTTTAAAGTTGTTATCTCAACAGAAGGCTTGTCCCATAATTCATAAGGAATGCCCAATTCAACTTTAACTCCCTTATTCCTATAATCgtccatttattaatttccaaattattctataatatccCTATAATATCATACTATATTGAAGTGCCTTACACAAGACCATGCAGTGTCGTGAACGTTTGACTCATTCCCTTTGCAAATCTTGTGCTATCTGAACgttctttatgtatattatattccaaTATACGCTCGCAAACATTTTCCATAGATTCTACTAGGCGTAACTCTCTGGAAAGAAACAAgcagtttataaattttttatcaaaataatttttcatatatcttaACTTGTTACAAGATACTTACGAtttcttataatcttttttcttttttggtgCAATATCATCCACTGAATATCCAATCTCTAATACATCATGTGTTTTCCCAGTTTCGTCTAATCTTGCTTCGAGTTCTGTAGCTAAAACCTTGCATACTGTGTAACAGAAAgttattgttaatttcaactataattcattatttacaattgtatGTTAAACaagagtttataaataatctttcaaaattaaataaataaaaactgatgatttataatttattacatttttttaaaaaagaacattactccatactaaaaaataaaaaccttCACACTTATTGGCGTATTTTACTCCATGTTCTTCTTCTGGACCACCAAAAGCAGAGTatacgaataataaatgaaataaaattgcacgaTTCACGAACATTGTGACTTATGGTAAAAGAGGAACGTCAACCGGAAAATCATGGAATTATtggaatgttattaaaatatgcagtATTGCACAAAGCAAAGTAGCAGTCAATTACATTTGATTTTACATTCGACGACgatctaaataaatttgtgtcCGTAATCAATTTAATCTAATCTATTAAGCGTCGTACATAATGCGTGCATAGAATAATTTGATTGGTTAACAGATGGGGAATTTATAGGGCTCTCTAAAAAATATCCCTGGAAATTCTTCGCAGTATCCGATCAATTATTCATTCAAGAGCAAGTCAGCTGTTACTCTAGATTCTAGAGGGAGTTCAGAGTGCAATCGGTGCAACCACGTGCTTCTTGTTTGTAGTGTttgtacatgcatatatatttttgaattatactaAAAATGAACATTAAAGAAGcgtaagtattattttattccgaGATATATAAGAGgcttgaaatatatgtatacataccgTTTTTTATAGTTTCTCTGTGTATATTCTATttgataatgattattatgcatatttacagATTTGAAGTGGAATGCAAGCATGGAGCATTTTATACCGGTGGCGATGTACAAGTAGGTTTctgaaagtatttatttattttatcgcatgCCTAACGATCTTTTCATTACAGTGGAGTGCAGAtgcagaatatttattttgccagAAAGGAAGCACCATTTCAATACTGTCTGTGAGCACAAGCTCTATAATATCGTCATTGGGTGAGATAGAGGCTAATCAGCAAGAAGatacaataaattgttttgctCTTGGTAACAATGACACGAGTATAGTCACTCATCACAAAAGTGGATTGTTCAAATTATGGGATTGGAAAAGTAATAgctcaaattcaaatttaatatttgttttagatCAAGCTtgaacatattatatttttaaaactctaacttttattttattttttttattatttacagctAATAAGTTGACAAAATTGTGGAAATCTCTTCATAAAGGACCTGTAACACAAATAACTTTTTCAAGTAATAATGGTTTAATGGCATCTGGTGGAAGTGATAGTGCTGTCAGATTATGGAACTTGCAATATCACACTTGCACACATCATTTCAAAGGATTGTTGGGAGTAACTAggtaattagatatttatatgaaatataatgctacatttcaaaatatttaataattaaaattaatatcaatatttttattccgttTAGTGTATTGGACTTTCATCCAGATATTACAAAACAACTTCTTTTTGGTGCTGGTGACAGCAAAGGAGTTATTCATGGTTGGGATATCAATACCGGACAGCAAAAGATGTCTTTATCTGAACATTTTAGTAAAGTTACATCTCTTAGTTTTCAcgaaaatggaaattatttagttaggtaagaaaaaaactttaaaacatTATGCAAGTAAAATTACCATAATTACTAATAGCCTTATATGCACAGTTCGGGAAGAGATAAAGTGCTAATTTTATGGGACATATCATCTAGAACATCAATACGCGTTTTACCAGTATATGAAGTGATAGAAGGagcatttataatatcacaCAAGTCTTTGCCAGGATTCATTAAGCTACATAAAAACGATGATATATATGTTGCTTCGGCTGGTGAGAAAGGTATaactaataattcaaatatgatttaatacatCAATACATGAGTAATAAAAGagcatacaatttaatataaaaatttttttaggtgTTGTTAAAATCTGGGAAATGAAGGCAGGCAAGCTGATTTATACACAAGATAACTCTTTAGTATCACCAGCTAAGGAACAAGGGAGTTTATCGATCACTCATTTACTTTACAACAGCACCCAAAATAGTTTTGCAGTGGTATCTGttgatcataatattattatccatTCATTAAACTTGTTCGAATGTAAGAAACAGGTTGGTGTGCTTTACAttacaatttctatttaaaataattttgtacggatattaatacatttgaaGTTTATTATGGCAGTTGATAGGTTACAGCGATGAAATTTTAGACATTGCATATCTTGGAGCTAATGATAGTCACATCGCGCTCGCGACTAACAGTTGCGATATAAAACTTTACGATATTGCATCTATGAATTGTCAATTATTATGTGGACATAGTGATAGTGTTTTAGCCTTAGCAACGACTCCGGCGAACGTAAATTTGCTCATATCTTCAGCTAaggtatcaatattttaacggtaataataataataataatataattgacacttttatatatgcaaattattatttataggatAATAGTGTTCGTGTATGGCTGTTTGATAAAGAGacaacaaaaatgttttgcatTGGACATGCCATTAGGCATACAGCATCAATCAGTTCTGTTGCTATATCTCAAACATCGACTAAATTCTTTACAACTATTGCTCAAGATTCATGCCTAAAGCTATGGGAGTTACCCAATAATCTTAAATCACATAGTATGTTAgaaataatgtgtgtgtgtgtgtgtgtgtgtgtgtgtgtgtgtgtgtgtgtgtgtgtgtgtgtgtgtgtgtgtgtgcatgtatgtgtgtgtaaaataaagaacaaaatgtaagataattattgatatttgcaGAGCAAGATTTGTCATTAAACACGAGTCACACGATATTGGCACATCAAAAAGAGATGAATTGTGTAACCATTTCACCGAATGATAAACTGATTGCTACAGCGTCACAAGATAAAACTGCTAAGGTATCATTGCAATAAACTTGTTTAAATATGTGCATAAAcgattttaagattatatatgtgacattttaaaaataatataactctATCTATAGCTATGGTCTGCTGAGGATTTGCAATTGCTTGGGGTGTTTCATGGTCATCGAAGAGGCGTATGGTGCGTTCGATTTTCGCCAGTTGATCAAGTACTCTTAACAACATCCGCCGATTGTACAATGAAATTATGGTCCCTGACAGAACTCAATTGTCTGAAGgtaaaggaaaagaaataaattttacatttttaaattttattaaaacttgatttttgttattattgcaGACTTTTGAAGGGCACGAATCCTCTGTCTTAAGAGGAGAATTTCTGTCGCATGGTATGCAGCTAATTACGTCAGGTGGAGACGGTCTTCTGAAATTatggaatattaaaacatCTGAATGCGTGTCTACTTTAAATCAACACGAGAGCCATGTTTGGACCCTTGCGGGTGAGTCTATATCTGATCCACGCGCGAGAATATCTTGTCAcacaatcaatattattataaatacatatgtaatgtCTTCTTAATCAGTTGCTAAAGATGAAAAACACATCATCAGCGGAGGTAGTGATTCATTGCTAGTCATTTGGAGGGATGTaactgaagagaaaaaaacgcTAGCTGCACAGGAACAAGAGCGGCTCGTGTTTGAGGAACAAAAGTTGGCCAATTTATTGAAGGCTGAAGAGCTTCAAGCTGCACTGCGATTGGCTCTAAAACTGGAACGACCGttgcaagtttttaaaattatagaaggTACAATTGCTTGTATTGAATagtattgattaatatatcatttgccTGATTTAATATTGTGATGTTGATATTGGATGACGCAGAAGTGATAtaaatgcacatttttatattatctgtaacattttatattattcaaaataacataactttatattattaatcttttaaaactatttaaattttttgtattgcaTACGGatatggatattttttatattggatGTACAtagcttgtatttttttatcttttatacatttgatatataaaatatatttcttttatgacAGCTATAATGCAGAAACGAAACAATGAGCttacagaaataataatgcaattaaaaccAGCTCGTAAGGAAGCATTACTCAGATGTGCAATTATGTGGAATACGAACAGCCGGAATTCACATGCTGCTCAGGTATAATATaggatttaataattgttatttaataatttaaaatttagatattttaatttttttaattattaagagagatgtaattaattatttaaaattatgattgatttttaaaatctttgatatattGACAAAACgcaatatgcatacatatatgtgcatatataaatctctttatacttttttgccttgttattattttagatagttATAAATGCCCTAATGGCAGAAATTGGGACTCAGGAGCTACAGATACCAGGTTTATCTTCCACTCTAGAAACTATGATACCTTATACCGACAgacattttaaaagattaacaaAACTTTTGCAAGACCTTCACTTATTAACATATACTGTTAATCGTATGAAACctgatattatatcaattgacACTAAATAagttatgtatacataaaaatatgtatgtagtatattttatatgtatatatataatattacataagtatatgtaaaaataaattgtactactttcgttttttttttacatttttaacttttattttataatatatgaatgttgattgattttttattaagtcattatctatatttgattacaaattatatttttaagtgaatattatttttgcagtaAACTGTACAATAATAGtgctaaaaatgaaaatgaatacAAGACATATATATGCGTAATCGTATCGTGATAAAGCTTACAAGTTCAGGAggaagataagaaaaatttaattacacagAAATGAATCATCATTATTAagctcattattttattgagcTTGTAACATTTTTGCACAATATAAGTAAACAATCACACATTAGATGGATTGTTCTGGGAAGCGGTAAGCGTTTAACGATATCTGATATTAAAGTCGCGCGTTTAAATTAATGCATTGTGTTAGACAGAGCAATGCGTAAATTACACAACGACTACGGTGAAGTGCAAGAGCCTATATAACATTGTAagtcttaaataaatatgtgtatatatgtgttaatCTCACACATTTTCCTCAGAGAATATGTGTGTGCTTCAAACGAGTCTGGAGGAGCACCATGAGAGAGTGGGAGTGAGGTTTGTCTGGGCGTCTGGTTTCAACAAATTTGCTCACCCGAGTACACTTGCGAGTTACAAGGAAGAATCAGTCAGAATTCATTAGTTGTGCAGTTaagtgacaaaaaaatttaaaaatgactcTCGGAGGAAGGGTCTTCGTTCTGGCGTTCTTCGTTCATCTATCGCGGTTATCATCATTCGCGAACGCGACTACAGTGTAAGCCGTACgcttcatttaattaataatataaaaaaaaaattaagaaaaactaaaatatatatcatgccAGTAAGCGAAGCTAAATGTGAAACGCACGCTGTTCAGATCGCATGTCGAAAATATGtgatatgagatatatatttttataatgtgtatgatatatatatatacatatattcgccCTTTGcgttataattactttttcgcAGATGTACTTTTTACGAGACAAAGATACCAACATCTCATGTACGTAATCACttcatcataaaattatgACCGGTTGACCACGTGCTTGAAACGTGTTTGACATCTTCGGTTCGCGAAAGTCTGAGAAACGTGATTCCAATGCAAGAGATTTAATAGATGCATCTCTCAGACACTAGATAAATATGCGAATGCCAAgggagattaaaatatatataatatataaaatacacatatcataacattatataataaaaaatatctcgccgTTTAAGAGAACGCTTTTCCGGTGCTAAATCACTTAAATGCAGTATAAATGATAAGagaatcttaataaataattgaaacttttgcttttttttgcaaaagacGATGATAATTTGCTGCATGCGGATTAACTCTTGGGTAATGTCACGTTAGTGattcttacaaaatatatgcttcataaattttgcaaaaccgCAAAGTTTACCTGCTTGCAGCGCATGCCGCTGCTGTCATCATTATTTGAAGGGTCTTGcacattgtaaaattatacaaaacgaagaaaaaaaagaaaatacgttaatggcatttatttttttttttattctcgtttctcacgaataatatattctttatgtaaTCCTGAAGCTGTTTTAACTTGTTCACGTGTTAGTTCACAAGGAAATACAGCGTTATAAGGTAAAATTcgcgtaatattatttttagccttgtgaaattttatagttgatttcaaatttattagcgCATAACAATTGACCTTCGAGGTTCTCGCAAGTGCGACGAATCATCAGTATCATTAACGAATTAGAGCAAATTATACCGTAACAAAAGAGAGCGTTCTTATTACGACGCAAAAACTCGTCATAATTTGAaaagacaaatttaaaaaaagttgttaacAAAATAC from Cataglyphis hispanica isolate Lineage 1 chromosome 22, ULB_Chis1_1.0, whole genome shotgun sequence includes:
- the LOC126857706 gene encoding 28S ribosomal protein S33, mitochondrial, which translates into the protein MNKYVNLANVGTNYAMRMNRLSNRIFGEVVKPTNQKSMKVVQLFSEKPVNKRPEIVEYYPRYEQTEQLMTHLRNYGLFRDEHKDFKEEYQRLRELRGKTRWIAPKFRNKDKSA
- the LOC126857705 gene encoding protein canopy 4 produces the protein MFVNRAILFHLLFVYSAFGGPEEEHGVKYANKCEVCKVLATELEARLDETGKTHDVLEIGYSVDDIAPKKKKDYKKSELRLVESMENVCERILEYNIHKERSDSTRFAKGMSQTFTTLHGLVNKGVKVELGIPYELWDKPSVEITTLKTQCEDLLESHEDDIDDWYHNYQGKIPLIRYLCSERALKDQNDSCLYEKGDTGKDLRKQEKKKKKESTNKEIMNDKHQKAKQEL
- the LOC126857703 gene encoding transducin beta-like protein 3; translated protein: MNIKEAFEVECKHGAFYTGGDVQWSADAEYLFCQKGSTISILSVSTSSIISSLGEIEANQQEDTINCFALGNNDTSIVTHHKSGLFKLWDWKTNKLTKLWKSLHKGPVTQITFSSNNGLMASGGSDSAVRLWNLQYHTCTHHFKGLLGVTSVLDFHPDITKQLLFGAGDSKGVIHGWDINTGQQKMSLSEHFSKVTSLSFHENGNYLVSSGRDKVLILWDISSRTSIRVLPVYEVIEGAFIISHKSLPGFIKLHKNDDIYVASAGEKGVVKIWEMKAGKLIYTQDNSLVSPAKEQGSLSITHLLYNSTQNSFAVVSVDHNIIIHSLNLFECKKQLIGYSDEILDIAYLGANDSHIALATNSCDIKLYDIASMNCQLLCGHSDSVLALATTPANVNLLISSAKDNSVRVWLFDKETTKMFCIGHAIRHTASISSVAISQTSTKFFTTIAQDSCLKLWELPNNLKSHKQDLSLNTSHTILAHQKEMNCVTISPNDKLIATASQDKTAKLWSAEDLQLLGVFHGHRRGVWCVRFSPVDQVLLTTSADCTMKLWSLTELNCLKTFEGHESSVLRGEFLSHGMQLITSGGDGLLKLWNIKTSECVSTLNQHESHVWTLAVAKDEKHIISGGSDSLLVIWRDVTEEKKTLAAQEQERLVFEEQKLANLLKAEELQAALRLALKLERPLQVFKIIEAIMQKRNNELTEIIMQLKPARKEALLRCAIMWNTNSRNSHAAQIVINALMAEIGTQELQIPGLSSTLETMIPYTDRHFKRLTKLLQDLHLLTYTVNRMKPDIISIDTK